A stretch of DNA from Globicephala melas chromosome 19, mGloMel1.2, whole genome shotgun sequence:
atACCTGAATAGATTAGAGCTTGACCTGCTCACAGTATTTTGGTCTTGGGCTACAGGGTAGAGCATGAGGCGggggtttatttatttcttttggccgcgttgggtcttcattgctgcgcgtgggctttctctagttgcggcgagcgggggctactctttgtcacggtgcgcgggcctctcattgcagtgacatctcttgttgcagagcacgggctctaggcgcgtgggcttcagtagttgtcgcacatgggctcagtagttgtggctcgcgggcttagttgcaccgtggcttgtgggatcttcccggaccagggatccagcgcgtgtcccctgtattggtaggcggattcttaaccaccgtgccaccaggaaagtctgtGAGGGGTGTTTAGAGAGAGGAGTCTGCTGGGCAGATACCAGGCTTTCGGAGCTCTGACCCTGTGGAGGGTCGCAGGCCACGGTGAGGAGCTTCCTCCTGAGGGCACTGGGAAGCCATGGCAGGGCTTAGAGCTGGAGAGGGGCAGCTTTGTGCTTTAGGAAGAGCCGTCTGGCTCCTGTTTGGAGGGTGGCCAGGAGGGGACACCACTGGGGCAGGAGAccaggaggaggtggggtggaggcCATGGCAGTGGAGGGGGAGGAATTCATGGGGGATGCTTAGAAGGTAGATGTCCCACCTGGTGgatgagggggagagggaagcttGTAGGACAAGGCCTGGGTCTCTGGATGGTGGGGCCGGCCCTGagttggggctgggagggggagcaGGTGTGGAGGCCAGTGCCGAGTGCAGTGAGGTAGATCCCTGGGGACAGGTGTCCAGTGGACCAAGGACACACgagctggggctggggacagggctgAGCTGGAGAGAGACCCAGGGACCCTTTAGTTAAGGCCtagggccagggaggaggggcctAGGTCAGAGCCCCAGTACCAAGAACATTCCAGGCTGCGGAGGAGGAGGagtctggggagaggaggagggcagaGCTGGAGAAGCCCCGGGTGCAaagcaggaggtggggggaggggccctGGGGTGGCGGTGGGCCCAGGGTCACTCTGCTAATGGCTTCcgttctccctccccccagaggGGCAACCCCGTGCTGAGGTTTGTGCGCAACGTGCCCTGGGAGTTTGGCGATGTGCTTCCCGATTACGTGCTGGGCCAGAGCACCTGTGCCCTCTTCCTCAGGTGAGCTCTGGGGGCCACCCACCCTCAGATGGCCTGCGAGGGCTGTGCTCTGGGTGTTCTCGGCCATTGTGTGGGAGACCTCTGGGCACGGCCCAGGCCTAGGTGTGACCCTGTGTGGGAGGCAGAGATCTTGGTGTCGGAAGCAACAGCTGGGCCCCGGAtgctgggtctgagggaggaggggccgggggcctggatcctgggtctgaggggggaggggccgggggcctggatcctgggtctgaggggggaggggccgggggcctggatcctgggtctgaggggggaggggccgggggtctGGATCCTggatctgagggaggaggggccgggggtctggatcctgggtctgagggaggaggggccgggcgCCTGGACTCTGGGGCTGCGGGAGGAGGGGGACTGATGTCCTGGACACCAGGACTGGAGCCAGGATTTCTGTAACCGTCGCCACAGTTAAATAAGTTTCCCTCCACTCCTGGCGGCCCCTCTCCAGACAGGGGAAGTGAAACTTCTAAGTTCCTGTCCTCCCTGCAGTGTATGAGAGCTGCTATAGCAGAGATGTCCCTTTGTTCCTGGGTGGCAAAGCCACCCCACCCCGTCCGTGCCAGCGCCCTCTGTGGTCAAAGCAGGCAGTCCCGGGGATGGGCCCTGCTTCCCAAGACCAGCTGTGCAGCACCACCCCCTGACCCCGGTATACACTCTCTAGGGTTTCCTGGTCTCCACCTGAAACCTAAAGTCCTTCTCTTCCTAGGTGAAGAATCCGGGGGTCCACCCTTCCAGGGAGTCAGAGCCAGGCATCCCTCACTGCCAGTCCCCTCATGCCCCTTTCTTGaagggtgaccttgggcaagtcacttaacctctctgagcctcagatctGCCTGTGCTCCCCAAGCCCTCTGCCTTCCAGCAAGAGGGGAGAAGGGCTTCTGGCGTCTCTTAGCTGGAGACCTACCAACCCTCCCTCTCCCGCCCCGCAGTCTCCGTTACCACAGCCTCCACCCAGACTACATCCATGGGCGGCTGCAGAGCCTGGGGAAGAGCTTCGCCCTGCGGGTCCTGCTCGTCCAGGTGGATGTGGTAAGCAGGGGTCACTCCTCCATTGGCCTCACTgcccccatctgtgaaatggggagccTTGGGCCTCCCGGTTGCCTGGTAGACTGTTGAATCTCTTCTAAGGAGAAATGCAAGTTGGAACCCCAGTGGGGAATTTCTCACATCTGAGATGGACAGCTGTGTTGGCCAGGAGGTGGAGGGTCAGATTACCcgtctcctccttccccactcccccttcaaccaggccctgccctctgccACTTCAATACTTCTTGAACCTGTTTCATTCTATCCTCACAGCCGGGCCCTGATCCAGGCCCTTTCCCCTCTTGCCTgggtccctgccccagcctcttttcttgtcttgtggcCTCCAGCTTCAACCCTGCAGTAGTCAGAGGGGTCTTCTGGCACACAGATCTGATGTCCCAACCCCTCCGTGATCCCCCAGTGCTCTCCATGGCCCGTGAGGCCCAGTGTCACCCGATCCCTGCCCAGCTCTCCTGGTTCATCTCTAAGCTTCCACGGGATCACCCTTTCATTTCACAGCCTCCATCCCATAGTGGTGAATTGTGCTTCCTCAAgcctttcccctcccttcctttgcACACGCTGTTCCCTATGCCTGGAATTCCCTTTTCTGCTCTCTGTTGCCCTCACTCCTCATCATTCTTCAGGTCCCAGCTCAGATATCCCCTCCTCTAGGAAGCTCTCCCTAATCCCCCAGGTAGGACAGATGCTCCTCTGGCTCTCCCACCCCAGTGCTGGCCACTCTTGAGTCATCACTGACTGGGGACTGTCTGTCCCCCTCATCACACTGTGAGTCCCGGGAAGGCACAGCCAGGGCTGTCCCGGTCACTGCTGGGTCCTGCACAGGCGGGGACCCAGTTGGAGATTAGGGAGTGTCAGTTGAGTGATAGGCTCTTGGCACCCTAAGCTGCTCTGCTTCCAAGACTATAATTCTTTGCTTTCTCCCAGATCCCTCATTCTAATTTTCTTCTCTGCTCAGAAAGACCCTCAGCAGGCCCTCAAGGAGCTGGCTAAGATGTGCATCCTGGCCGACTGCACCCTGATCCTCGCCTGGAGGTGAGATGGAGGCCCCCTCCCAGGTCAGGCTCTATCCTGAGAGTTACTGCCCCTTCTGCCCCCAAATCTTCCCAGCCCTTCTTCCTCCCATGAGCTCCCTGTGTGAGTCTGGTCCAGGCactgcctctctgggcttcagtttctttatctgtaaagtagGGTCTTAATATCTTTGACGTACATCAAATCCCAGGACCATACTAGGCACTTATGAGTTAGACATAAAATCTGGCTGAATAATTAATTTCAAGTCTAGGTTTCTAAAGACTATTTTCATTGGCTCTCCAATAGGGAAAAGAAGACATCCCTTCCTCACACCATAATCAGAACAAAATCTTGATAATTATagacacaaaaagcaaaactacagtaaaagtattcaaagaaatcttataaaatatatatatatttattatgatcCTGTGGTAGGGAAAGTCTTCCAAAACAAGACCCAAAACCTAGACACCATAAAGGAAAAGGTTACCCAATTtgagtaaattaaaaatttaaaacttccagATGGTAAGAGATACTgtaaacaaagttaaaagacaagtGACAAACTAAGAGAAAAtacttgttatatatatataaaacaaagactTATGATCcctaatttatatatgtatatataaattttatatttatacagttcaaatatatataaatgtttatattcatAGGAgtgtatttaaacatttattacatatttacgtgtatatatacatatatttgcatatatatatgtgtgtatatatatacacatatatatgcaaatatatgtatatatgtgtgtatatatatatataaagagccTCTTAcaattcagtaagaaaaaaatagccCGGTTTTTAAACGTCTAACGCAGGTTGCCAAGAACACATGAAAAAACTATCAGCCACACAGCTTATCAGGAAAAGTAAATTTTCAAAGAATGAGGCGTTATTTTTCACCCATTAATTTGGTGAAAATGTCAGATGGATAATATGAAAGGGGCACCTGCATGTTTGGTTGGCAGGAGACTTCACTGGCTATTAAAACAGGAAGTAGACACACTCTTCAACGCAGAAATTCCCCCACTCGGAATGTCTCCCCTTCGATCATCCCTCCCTGGGTGTGCAGATCCGCAGTGGCGTGGGCCTTCCTGGCACCATCCGTGCAGTAAGCTGCAGGACCAAAGAGCGTGATAGTTTAATTTAtgtataaaaggaaggaaagtgagCCGTGTTTATGAACAGATACAGATGTGAACAAACTGCAGGGGCTCCAAGCTGTGAACAGTGTTGAACCTTGGGAATGGCACAAGGGGAGGCCCCGAGGGGAGGGAGACTTCTGTCCTCtgcccttctcttttcttctgaatgTGAAATGGTTAGTTTCTTTTGTTAAAGAATAGGTAGCATATTCATGTAGTTAAAAAATCAGAGGTgagtatatatatactgtatatataagtatgtataagtattataaaatgtaagtatataaatattataagtgtatataagtatatatgagTATACACATAAGTAATATATAagtataatacatttatataagttatataacattttataagtatatataatatatatctatatcacataagtatatatattaaGATATATACTCACTTCTGAGTTTTGAActacatatataacatacatatatataccgtttttatattgctttcagatactgtatatgtgtatacagtatatatataaatggtagTGTATGCCCTTAAAAgtctctctctcctgccccttccctcccactctACTCCCCTCACCCTTACAGGTCACCATTATTGTtggtttctttatttccttccaacGTTTCTATAAAACGCAAACACGTGTGAAAAcatgttaattttctttcttagacAGAAGTAAGCCTAGTATATATACTGTTCTGTGCCTTGTGTGGTCGTGTcatttctatatctatatctatgtctatatcagTGTAGAGAGCAgcctcattattttttattttttatagctgtGTAGTATTCTAATATAGTGTCCACATAAAAAAactaatagacttttttttagagaaattttaagtTTGTAGAAAAATTGattggaaagtacagagagtcccacatGCCCCCTCTCCCCCTGCACACAGTTTGTGCAGTTATTTATATCTTGTGTTAATTAGTGcggtgcatttgttacaactgatgaactaATATTGAGATACcgttattattaactgaagtccacagtttacattagggttctctCTTTGTGTTTACATGCTATGGGTGTGATGTGTCCACAGTTACTATtttacagaataatttcactgccctgaaaggTCCTCTGTGCTTGCCCTTTGCATCCCtttcttcccccaacccctggcaacctctgacctttttactgtctctgtagcgttgccttttctagaatgtcatatagttggaatcatacagtatgtagctgaaatagaaaaatccacagTTCTCCTCGTGTTTGGAAAGCCCAGTTCTTCATCCTGTGCGTCTCCTTTACTCCTCACACAAAGCCCTTCACTGCTGGCCACCAAACATGTGGAGGattttccccacaccaagcagTTCTCTGCCAGCTGCGTGTCCTACAGTTTagctcagttctgacactgtctacctggagataccgtcagatcccacaggttaagggctcgcAGCGCtgccccatcacacacacaccgcaGGCGCCAGTCGCAAGCCCAGGTAATCCCCTGTGCTCTGACCAGCCGGCTATAGGTCAGGACCTCCAATGACCCCTTCCTCAGGTTTGATTATTTTGCTAgcgcagctcacagaactcagggaaacacttacttcTGCTTACCAGTTcattaaaggatatgataaaggacaTGGATGAAGAGGTACACAGGGCAAggtctgggaggggcctgagccccTGTGGAGCTGGGGTGTGTCACTCTCCCGGTGTGGATGTGTTCGCCAGCCTGGAAGCTCCCCAAACCCCAGTACTAGTgttgggattttatggaggcttctcaCGTAGGCATGGTCacttattaactccatttccagcccctctcccctctggaggatcgggggtggggctgaaaattccaagcttctaatcctGGCTTGGACTTTCTGGctaccagcccccatccaggagccatcCAGAGTCACCTCAGaggaacaaaagatgctcctggcgttcttatcacttaggaatttaCAAGGGTTCGGAGCTCTGTGcctttttggcttcgttgggtcttcgttgctgcgcacgggcttgctctagttgcggtgagcgggggctactctttgttgtggtgcgtgggcttctcattgcggtggcttctcttgttgcggagcacgggcttcagtagttgtggctcgtgggctctagagcgcagggtcagtagtctggcacacaggctcagtagtctggcacatgggctcagttgctctgcggcatgtgggatcttcccggaccagggctcgaatccatgtcccctgcattggcaggcggattcttttttttttttttgcggtacgcgggccactcactgttgtggcctctcccgttgcagagcacaggctccggacgtgcaggctcagcggccacggctcacgggcccagccgctccgcggcatgtgggatcttcttggaccggggtatgaacccacgtcccctgtgtcggcaggcggactctcaaccactgcgccaccagggaagccctggcaggcggattcttaaccactgcgccaccagggaagtcctagcaaTAGGCTTTTAAGGTTCCTCCTATGTCTTTTCATATCTTGGTAATTCATTTGCTATTTCAGCtatatagtattttcattttcagctgTATAATATTCTACCGTGTAGATGGACCAGCTCTGTAGCCCCCTAATGGTGGACACTTGGGTGGATTTCCAAGCTTTTGCTGGTACCAGCAACACTCCCACTACTGCCCTGAACCCCAGGAATGGGTATTTAGGCCAAAGGGTAAATGTATTTGTAATTCTGTGCCCTCCCTGGGGGTGTGTTACCTCTACACTGTTTGactatttggaaaaatgtatttatgtattaattgtatattaaaacaaaagcaagtaTAAAAATTGCTCTTTTTGCTGTGGGAAGTAGCACAGTGGAGTATAGAGAGCCCAGCCAGGTGAGACAGACCCACTGAAGGAGCTGTCTCTCCTCCTCgccgtgtgatcttgggcaatgcTGGTCTGTTTCCCCCTCCGCGTAATGGATTGAAAATAACTGCCTTATAGGATCTCTCAGGAGAGCTTCTGAACATAAAGGGCTTTGGACAGTGCCTGGAATGCAGCTGGGACCCCACACAGGGTATATTTCCCATGTCTTTACGTCCAAACTAGGGAATGTTTTGGACCCATTAAGTAAATGAGATTGACCTCCGTCTGTGGATGTGGAAGGACGTCCTGGTTGTACTGTGGAGCAAAAGTGAAAGCAAGGAAGCGGATACAGCGCGCTAACTTGTGTGTCCTGAACAAATgattaataacaataacaataataatcccCGCTACAGTGAGAGGAAAGCAACAAAGCCCATGGAAAAAACACAGAATTAGAAAACTGagtgtttctttcaaaaatataaatcaacGTTTAATCAACAAACATTGCTCACTAGCTAGACTCTGAAGGCTAAGAAAATGCCTCaagacaaatactttatttatttccactcaaCTCAATATCCTCGAgttccaaagagaaaaaagaccagCTTTTTCCTGTTCCTTTATTCCACACACAGACAGTCTCTTTTAATGATTTCCTTGTTTCAACTACCTTTGAAACAGTTAATTACGTGTCAAAAAAACCCCAGTGCCTAATGGGAAAATGAATGGCGGTTGTGAAGTTGGGTTAGTTGTGGTAAAAGATTCAGCAGTCAGGGTCCGGAGCTCTTTCCTTTTGAAGGTGTGCTACACGAAAGACCTTCAAAGCTCCATTTTTCTTGGTAGTGGGAGCTGACTGCTTCATGAGGTTGTCTTCCTGTGGTTGGGAAAAGAAATGGTActtttggtttttctctctctcgaACCCGGCCAAACTCTGTGCACCGACCTCCCTCCCAGAAGAGCTAACATTTCTTAAATAGACTTCTAAGCGCCAGGCGTGGCACTTAGCGTGGACTCATTTAATTGTCAGTTgtcccccactttacagatgaggaaaccgaggcccagagagatgaaaaCCATTGGCCCAGGGTAACTCAGGTGGGAAGTGGGGCCTGAACCTAACTGGTCAGGCTCCCATCCTCTGGCCCTTAGTCAGAAAAGATGTGTTAAGATGCACCAAGCAAGGGTTACCGCCAGGGGGCATCTTGGGGGAGGTTGAGAACATTCATTCCTCTGTACATTAGAGTCTGGAATTCTTGGAGTCAGCAAATGAAATTAATCTAAAACATGACCCCTCCTTCCCCTGACCCGAATGTCTCTCACCCCAGCCCTGAGGAGGCCGGGCGGTACCTGGAGACATACAAGGCTTACGAGCAGAAGCCGGCGGACCTCCTGATGGAAAAGCTGGAGCAGGACTTCGTCTCCCGGGTGAGGCCACCTCACCTCCCTGCCTGGGCCTCCCCCTAGCTCCTCCTTGGGGGTATGAGCTGCAGTTCTGATCTCGAGTCATACCTCTCCCTCCCTGACCCCACCCTCAGCTTCCAGTCCTTTCTCCTGCCCAAACAGCAGCGAGAGGGGTCTTCCTAGGCACAAACCTGATCCTGCCCTttcctgctcaaaaccctcccgtggctccccagtgccctcaCCATGCTCTCCAAGGCCTTGCCTATTTGACCCCGGCAGCCCCGTCTGCCCCCGCATTCTGTCGCTTCTCTGtgcctgttccctctgccttgaTTAGATGCCTAATCCCATCTTTCCCCATCTCAGCTCTAATGCTTCCttctccaggaagtcctcccGGATACCCAGGCCAGGTCAAGGGCCCCCCGCTGGGCTCCCTCAGTCCCAGCCCTATCTGGGTCACCATGTCTGGAACTGATTTGTCTCCCGAACTGGACTGGgagccccaggagggcagggctggggctatCTCGatccctgctgtgtccccagcaccactGAACACTCAGTGAGTGCTCAGGGAATATTTGCTGAACGAACTGTTGAATCTGGGCTCCAATGATAGAGTAATGGAGGATGTCCACAGCCACCCCTGAGGTGGGTACTATGAGGACCCCCATTTGCCTGCAAACGGAGGTCCAGAGAGGTCAGTTCCCTTGCCCAGGGTGTCACAGGGAGTAAGCAGCGGGGCCTGGTTTTGAACTCGGGTCCAACTTCAGAGCCTATGGTCTGTGCCCAGGGCAGAACCAACTCAAGATAAATGGCGTTTATCTTCGAATCACATGACCAACACCCTCTCAGCTAGTTGGGGATCACTCTgagatgacctttttttttttaattaattatcatttagttttggctgtgttgggtttttgttgctacgcacgggctttctctagttgtggcgagcgggggctactcttcgttgtggtgcacaggcttctcattgcagtggcttctcttattgcagagcatgggctctaggtgagcacgcttcagtagttgtggctcgcgggctctagagcacaggctcagtagttgtggtgcacgggcttagttgctccgtggcatgtgggatcttcccggaccagggctcgaacccatgtcccctgccttggcaggtggattcttaacctctgtgccaccagggaagtccctgagatgACCTTTTAATCATCAGAACACATAATCAAAAAACATGCCCCCAaagcatttactgagctcctTCCGCATGCAGGGCAGTCTGGGGATACAGCAGCGACCCAGTGCCGCCCTCACAGACTCAGTCTTGTTCTCATTTCTTCCaatccacccctgccccctccttcccttccaggTGACTGAATGTCTGACCACCGTGAAGTCAGTCAACAAAACGGACAGTCAGACCCTCCTGACTACTTTTGGGGTAACGAACAATTCCCTTGTGCCGACTGGCATTTCTACCCCCTTTGCTTTTTGAGGAAGCCCCCTGCGTCCCTTCTACCTCCCTGTCCTCTCCCccatccttcctgcctcccctgccctcctgcaggATATCAGTTCCTTCCAGGAATATTTTACACCCCTCATcagctggggcaggggagagtTTTGTGTTCACCTCCCCTGATCGTTCGCTCCTACCTTCCTCAGTCTCTGGAACAGCTCATAGCTGCATCGCGGGAAGATCTGGCCTTGTGCCCAGGCCTGGGGCCCCAGAAGGTAAGAGCCCTGGGAATGGGCTTGAGGggttgggggcaggagggagccccAAGTAAAAGGGACCTCAAACCCCAAAGTTCTGAGGTTTCAGAAGGCCCACAGTGCCTCTCCTACAGATGGggaaaaccgaggcccagagagggtgtggacCAGCCCAACCTCACACAGCCAGTCTGGGATAGAATCCAGATCAGGCTACTTCTCTCCTAGCCCCCCGAGTCCCCTCCAAGCTAGGAGGAAAAGAACCAAAACCCACTCTGATGTATCAAACAAATGGCTCATTTAATGAccgcttccttttctttctccctccccgccAGGCTCGAAGGTTGTTTGATGTCTTACACGAGCCCTTCTTGAAAGTGCCCCGATGACCTCTGCTGCCAAGGAGGCCCTTGGTGTAACAATAAAGCACTTTCCTGGTCCAGGCTCAGGCTGGTGTGCTGGTGTGGTCAGTGGGAGTGGGGGTCTTCTCTGCTCTCCCCTTCTGATGGCCCAGGTGGCCACTTTCAGCTTGTCTGAGTTGCAGTCATCAGTTTCGCTGGCGGAGACTTACACGGGATCCTGCTGcggcttcttcttcctcttcctctccctctcctgtcccGTGGGAGCCACCTCCCCAGACTCGGGATTCAGCAGCGGCTCTGGCATCTCCTCCTGGGATGCTGTCTCTGGCACCCAGCTTTCCCGGCCccgctttttcttcttcttggtagATGCCGGATCAGCCCCGGCCTCAGACTGCCCCTC
This window harbors:
- the ERCC1 gene encoding DNA excision repair protein ERCC-1 isoform X2; the protein is MGCARSVPRAPGPQKDLAMDEERVEKPAGPPTRKKFLIPVDEDEVPPPGAKPLFKSTRSLPTVETSPQPAPQTYAEYAISGPPGGPGATRPIGPEPLAGETPNQAPKPGAKSNSIIVSPRQRGNPVLRFVRNVPWEFGDVLPDYVLGQSTCALFLSLRYHSLHPDYIHGRLQSLGKSFALRVLLVQVDVKDPQQALKELAKMCILADCTLILAWSPEEAGRYLETYKAYEQKPADLLMEKLEQDFVSRVTECLTTVKSVNKTDSQTLLTTFGSLEQLIAASREDLALCPGLGPQKARRLFDVLHEPFLKVPR
- the ERCC1 gene encoding DNA excision repair protein ERCC-1 isoform X4, translating into MDEERVEKPAGPPTRKKFLIPVDEDEVPPPGAKPLFKSTRSLPTVETSPQPAPQTYAEYAISGPPGGPGATRPIGPEPLAGETPNQAPKPGAKSNSIIVSPRQRGNPVLRFVRNVPWEFGDVLPDYVLGQSTCALFLSLRYHSLHPDYIHGRLQSLGKSFALRVLLVQVDVKDPQQALKELAKMCILADCTLILAWSPEEAGRYLETYKAYEQKPADLLMEKLEQDFVSRVTECLTTVKSVNKTDSQTLLTTFGSLEQLIAASREDLALCPGLGPQKARRLFDVLHEPFLKVPR
- the ERCC1 gene encoding DNA excision repair protein ERCC-1 isoform X1, coding for MLYAFGERQERAGGLERPEVRPAWGYAGRAGGGTPRSLSCLSFAARGRGGPQKDLAMDEERVEKPAGPPTRKKFLIPVDEDEVPPPGAKPLFKSTRSLPTVETSPQPAPQTYAEYAISGPPGGPGATRPIGPEPLAGETPNQAPKPGAKSNSIIVSPRQRGNPVLRFVRNVPWEFGDVLPDYVLGQSTCALFLSLRYHSLHPDYIHGRLQSLGKSFALRVLLVQVDVKDPQQALKELAKMCILADCTLILAWSPEEAGRYLETYKAYEQKPADLLMEKLEQDFVSRVTECLTTVKSVNKTDSQTLLTTFGSLEQLIAASREDLALCPGLGPQKARRLFDVLHEPFLKVPR
- the ERCC1 gene encoding DNA excision repair protein ERCC-1 isoform X3, which produces MHPGPQKDLAMDEERVEKPAGPPTRKKFLIPVDEDEVPPPGAKPLFKSTRSLPTVETSPQPAPQTYAEYAISGPPGGPGATRPIGPEPLAGETPNQAPKPGAKSNSIIVSPRQRGNPVLRFVRNVPWEFGDVLPDYVLGQSTCALFLSLRYHSLHPDYIHGRLQSLGKSFALRVLLVQVDVKDPQQALKELAKMCILADCTLILAWSPEEAGRYLETYKAYEQKPADLLMEKLEQDFVSRVTECLTTVKSVNKTDSQTLLTTFGSLEQLIAASREDLALCPGLGPQKARRLFDVLHEPFLKVPR